The DNA window CAGGGTTTTAGTTGAGGAGGAGATAGAGGAGTATTACCTTTCCAGGTCTGAATTTGATGCTCCGGAGGTAGACGGCATTGTCTATATTGAGAAAAGTGATAAAATAGATCCTGGAGAATTTGTTAATGTAAAAGTAAAGGATGTATTAGAGTATGACCTTACTGCAGAGATTACCTAATATATTAACCGTATCTCGTATTCTGCTTGCCTTCTTTTTTCTGCTGTTTATTTTTTCTTCGTTTGAATGGGCATCAGTTATAGCCCTCGCTATCTTCATAGTTGCCTCTTTAACCGATTACTACGACGGTAAGCTTGCTCGTAAATTGAACGTTACTTCAAAGTTCGGTGCTTTTCTAGACCCTTTGGCTGACAAAATATTGATTATGGTTGCTTTTATATCTTTCGTGAGTCTGAAATTGATTCCCGCTTGGATGGTTATAGTTATTTTAGCTCGGGAGTTTATGATAACCGGTTTAAGGCTTCTTGCTGCAGGCTTAGGAAAGGTTATTCCGGCGTCGCGTCTGGCAAAACACAAAACATTATCTCAAGTTATAGCTGTCTATCTTATTTTGATATTGATATGTCTTAAAGAGTTAAGTTTAGCATCGCTGTATATTGTGCACGTAGAAGCTGTGATACTATCTTTTATGTATCTTACAGTATTGTTGACCCTTGCTTCTGGTTTGGCATATCTCTATAATCATAAGGATGTTTTTGGCAAAAGAAAGATCAATAGCTCTAATTGAAGGTCTCGGATTTACTATTGTAAGCGAGGAGATCTTAATATCAAACTATCCTATCTCTGCTCTAGCTTTTAAAGAAGATAAGTTTTTTTTTATAGAGTATCTTTTTAAAAATAATCTTGGGTTTATAGAGAAGCATTTTGATTGGATTAAATATAACATCAATCTTTTTAAATCAAAATACAAATTAAAAGGTCTCTCCGAGGTTAATCTCCTCTGCTTATCTTTTACGGAAGAAGAACTCAACCTTGAGGTCCCCGGGTTTAAAGGTGAGCTGTCTATCTATAAAGCTCCTTTTAAAAATGGAAAGGATGGCTTATCGCCTTTAAACAGTTGGACGTTTAACAGGGAGTATCTTAAAAGCAGGATATACTCTCTATTATCTAACATCTCCAGAGAAGAGGC is part of the Candidatus Kaelpia imicola genome and encodes:
- the pgsA gene encoding CDP-diacylglycerol--glycerol-3-phosphate 3-phosphatidyltransferase is translated as MTLLQRLPNILTVSRILLAFFFLLFIFSSFEWASVIALAIFIVASLTDYYDGKLARKLNVTSKFGAFLDPLADKILIMVAFISFVSLKLIPAWMVIVILAREFMITGLRLLAAGLGKVIPASRLAKHKTLSQVIAVYLILILICLKELSLASLYIVHVEAVILSFMYLTVLLTLASGLAYLYNHKDVFGKRKINSSN